A single region of the Chryseobacterium sp. 6424 genome encodes:
- a CDS encoding PAS domain S-box protein yields the protein MNEFPLPENEEKRLIKLAYHDLIGLAKDPSLDVFTETARLIADSPASFLSIMERDTQTVQSCVGIELDFIDRQNTVCQYAVQSGKTLIIKDTLEDERSSDNPLILASGIRFYAGIPLLDEEGLVLGTLCVIDYKPKTLSSSQISALEKLGAAVSRNLMDRVRYSNAEYFEQLFSVTNNLIGVMDYDFKIKKINPAFENAFCLKNEDVIGKSFSEVLKMRNADINLEEVDWTGGEHAVTTNFILKSCESAYIEWNFKRSKKQNKSFCFGRNITRLVNDKQKIERSEKRFRTFFENAIGLMSMHDMEGNILAVNEKGREILKYSLEETKKLNLRDLVPKNNLPLL from the coding sequence ATGAATGAATTTCCGTTACCAGAAAACGAAGAGAAAAGACTGATAAAACTGGCTTATCACGACCTGATAGGTTTGGCGAAAGATCCCAGTCTGGACGTCTTTACAGAAACTGCCCGCCTTATTGCGGACAGCCCAGCCTCTTTTCTCTCAATAATGGAACGGGATACACAAACCGTACAGAGTTGCGTAGGTATAGAGCTGGATTTTATAGACCGCCAGAATACCGTGTGCCAATATGCTGTGCAAAGCGGGAAAACCCTTATAATTAAGGACACGTTAGAGGATGAGCGCTCATCTGATAACCCGTTGATTCTCGCTAGCGGAATCCGGTTTTATGCCGGTATTCCGTTACTTGATGAGGAAGGTTTGGTGCTCGGTACCTTATGTGTGATTGATTATAAACCCAAAACACTTTCTTCATCACAGATCTCAGCCCTTGAAAAACTGGGCGCCGCCGTTTCACGTAATCTGATGGATAGAGTCAGATATTCAAACGCTGAATATTTCGAACAGCTTTTTTCTGTTACCAACAACCTGATTGGCGTAATGGATTATGATTTTAAAATTAAAAAGATAAATCCTGCTTTCGAAAATGCATTTTGTTTGAAGAATGAAGACGTTATCGGCAAATCCTTTTCGGAGGTCCTGAAAATGCGGAACGCTGATATTAATTTAGAAGAAGTTGATTGGACTGGTGGCGAACATGCCGTTACCACAAATTTTATTCTGAAATCATGCGAATCAGCATACATTGAATGGAACTTTAAACGGAGCAAGAAGCAAAACAAAAGTTTCTGTTTTGGCCGTAATATTACACGACTTGTAAATGATAAACAGAAAATAGAACGTTCTGAAAAACGTTTCAGAACCTTTTTTGAAAACGCCATTGGCCTCATGAGTATGCACGATATGGAGGGCAATATCCTGGCTGTTAATGAAAAAGGGCGTGAGATCCTTAAATATTCTCTAGAGGAAACCAAGAAACTTAACCTGAGGGATCTAGTCCCTAAAAACAATCTACCATTGTTATAG